One Phaseolus vulgaris cultivar G19833 chromosome 2, P. vulgaris v2.0, whole genome shotgun sequence DNA window includes the following coding sequences:
- the LOC137811495 gene encoding AAA-ATPase At2g18193-like, protein MGLYSNKFFSSFTSASSWFEVYAAFSTIMMLFRTAINDLIPHQFRSFIASKLEAFFSKYQANSNVSVKINQFWDENVGERNELFDAALAYLPTQISHTYKSLKVGRLQNRKHLELAVDGSEDVVEEFEGIKFTWKLDEGSKEESNNNSRRYNFLLTFDEKHRQRVLDRYLPHVLKTFETMKDQRRIVKLYSRLDDYWNESELSHPATFDSLALCPELKKDIIDDLARFLRRKDLYKKVGKPWKRGYLLYGPPGTGKSSLIAAMANYLKFDVYDLELSSIYSNSDLMRSMKEASNRCIVVIEDIDCNKEVHARSKPNGASDDRDSDSDSEDPKMRSKRFTLSGLLNYMDGLWSSGGEERIIIFTTNHKEKIDPALLRPGRMDMHIHLSFLKGKAFRILASNYLDVKGDHPLFQQIDDLLEKIQVTPAVVGEQLMRYEDPDVCLEKLVQFLKQKGKDSDSE, encoded by the exons ATGGGATTGTACTCCAAcaagtttttttcttcttttacatCGGCCTCATCATGGTTCGAGGTCTATGCTGCCTTCTCCACAATCATGATGCTCTTCAGAACTGCAATCAATGATCTCATTCCCCATCAATTTCGATCCTTTATCGCCTCAAAGCTTGAGGCCTTCTTCTCCAAATACCAAGCAAACTCCAATGTCTCTGTCAAAATTAACCAATTTTGGGATGAAAATGTTGGAGAGCGCAATGAACTTTTCGATGCTGCCCTGGCCTACCTCCCCACACAGATTAGTCACACCTACAAATCGCTGAAAGTTGGCAGACTGCAAAACCGGAAACACCTTGAGCTTGCAGTGGATGGAAGTGAAGATGTGGTTGAGGAATTTGAAGGCATCAAATTCACTTGGAAGCTGGATGAGGGGTCCAAGGAGGAGTCTAATAACAACAGCAGGAggtataactttttattaaccTTCGATGAGAAACATAGACAAAGGGTATTGGATCGGTATCTCCCACATGTGCTTAAAACATTTGAGACCATGAAAGATCAGAGAAGGATTGTAAAACTCTATTCCAGGTTAGATGACTATTGGAACGAAAGTGAGTTATCACATCCTGCAACATTTGACTCACTAGCCTTGTGTCCTGAGTTGAAGAAAGATATAATTGATGATTTGGCTAGATTCTTGAGGAGGAAGGACCTTTACAAGAAAGTGGGAAAGCCTTGGAAGCGTGGCTACTTGTTGTATGGACCCCCAGGAACTGGAAAATCTAGCCTTATTGCAGCTATGGCAAACTACTTGAAATTCGATGTATATGATTTGGAGCTTTCTTCTATCTACTCTAACTCGGACCTCATGAGATCCATGAAGGAAGCGTCTAACCGTTGCATCGTTGTGATTGAAGACATAGACTGCAACAAAGAGGTGCATGCAAGATCAAAGCCAAATGGTGCTTCAGATGATCGAGATTCGGACTCAGACAGTGAGGATCCCAAG ATGAGGTCAAAGAGGTTTACACTATCGGGTCTGCTTAACTACATGGACGGTTTGTGGTCAAGTGGTGGAGAGGAGCGGATTATAATCTTCACTACTAACCACAAAGAGAAAATTGACCCAGCACTGCTGCGCCCTGGTCGTATGGACATGCACATTCACTTGTCCTTCCTCAAAGGCAAGGCCTTTCGAATTCTAGCTTCCAATTACTTAGACGTTAAAGGAGATCATCCACTCTTTCAACAAATTGATGATCTGTTGGAGAAAATACAAGTCACCCCTGCAGTGGTAGGGGAGCAACTAATGAGATATGAGGATCCTGatgtttgtttggaaaaacttGTTCAATTTCTCAAACAAAAGGGCAAGGACAGTGATTCTGAGTGA